One window of the Cryptomeria japonica chromosome 7, Sugi_1.0, whole genome shotgun sequence genome contains the following:
- the LOC131028744 gene encoding disease resistance protein RPV1-like — MGNACSCCSNAISLPQAEVVNHLDETISFIEMRLDAIFIDKPQEGTSVSVATTIPAGVASSVEYGSCFLQNVVRRVRKHTCKIVKTNHDIQKVVIDMLKEANQFQWVGAGLGVVACVLDQLQMDKISTNAWNECVDILCFMCGVAKHIKRINDFRVPDKLNDLVVFIVKGSIFCISRMESTNVQSSYSALVDEEEIKSLPSQLINNYPELGHDEDDKQRAFDLPLSSGLDELMSYIEKCLAKSTATDRAEENTSPVASSIKYGSDLLRDVLKRCKRYAVKIMSGETRKVVIDVMKEACQIHWVAAGLSVVAYVLQKVDDASTNKEECVQVLGHMYHLATHIKRLDEQIPQEKLHDVAEFIFKGTFFCVSRIQSSNLSRIFSSVVDVEEIRTLRLELGQKYQDLTVEALTEALHRMPKSLPPSQGKNPDAVGIDESIKEVTNLLGMDDEKDVSTRAVVVYGVGGMGKTTLANAVFSSLDFKAYKHCHLIIKQDCSENDLTDLQQQILNDLFDKNLKLRNFEEGRDELSKVFRDAARQSLFLFIDNALKGDDLAKILPDDLSTMPKRSRMLVTTRKLDETDMLDQPDIITRLAFRINCLPDEEAKKLLSKKALDSPFKTFDASSDIDGLLRVCGGIPLVLNLVGTRLRKHRDDLSALNSTIESFKDSLGKGESDLTQKVVDVVYESLQEDRYKEAFLDIAAFFSSWDRDTVRYIVGDDELVALEDAALVKISDDKVELHDVVLKRGRKLPGSDYRITDRQSLADIIEDTQRLEKVKGIRLPYTSYGEHKFQLQAEHLDKMHKCLKVLFLRGRIEVNGTCSRKFENLRYVTVDDEDCSPMELKKLPRLSIFEGRLRSDDRLCDLPHSLRCLQLSSVRELTSLPNTFGQLINLEKLTFNCLELSSLSDNFGQMKSLKYLKIVGCRSLERLSDTFGQLSNLRELRISGCQSLSSLSDDFGQLKSLLDLQIDDCRSLERLSDTFGQLSNLRELRISDCPSLSSLSDDFGQLKSLLVLKILGCESLERLSDTFGQLSNLRELMILNCRSLSSLSDDFGQLKSLLDLRIDYCRSLERLSDTFGQLSNLRELSILNCRSLSSLSDDFGQLKSLLDLRIDYCRSLERLSDTFGQLSNLRELRISGCQSLSSLSDDFGQLKSLLDLKIDDCRSLERLSDTFGQLSNLRELRISDCPSLSSLSDDFGQMKSLKYLKIDDCRSLERLSDTFGQLSNLRHLMISGCPSLSSLSDDFGSLASVRTIEASECPLLEGKVVDQMIELKSLMALDIRGSQQMINRWNKIKDGHPQCVQTGRREMVFKSHAGIFLLLVIEFII; from the exons ATGGGTAATGCATGCTCCTGCTGCTCAAATGCCATTAGTCTTCCTCAGGCTGAAGTTGTGAATCATCTTGATGAAACAATCTCTTTCATTGAGATGCGCTTGGACGCCATTTTCATTGACAAG CCGCAAGAGGGCACGTCTGTATCAGTGGCTACTACTATTCCAGCTGGAGTGGCTTCTTCCGTCGAGTATGGATCCTGCTTCTTGCAGAATGTAGTTAGACGTGTCAGAAAACATACTTGCAAG ATAGTGAAAACCAACCACGACATTCAGAAAGTAGTTATTGATATGCTGAAAGAAGCAAATCAATTTCAGTGGGTTGGAGCTGGGCTTGGTGTTGTGGCCTGCGTGTTAGACCAACTTCAAATGGACAAAATCTCTACCAATGCTTGGAACGAATGCGTTGACATTTTGTGCTTCATGTGTGGCGTGGCCAAACACATTAAGCGAATCAACGATTTTAGAGTCCCAGACAAACTGAATGATCTGGTTGTTTTCATTGTAAAAGGATCCATTTTCTGTATCTCACGAATGGAATCTACCAATGTCCAAAG CTCTTATTCTGCACTAGTGGACGAGGAGGAGATAAAGAGTCTTCCATCCCAATTGATCAACAATTATCCAGAGCTCGGACATGATGAAG ATGACAAGCAGCGTGCTTTTGATTTGCCTCTTTCAAGTGGCCTGGATGAATTAATGTCTTATATTGAGAAATGTTTGGCAAAATCCACAGCCACTGACAGG gcAGAAGAGAACACGTCTCCAGTGGCCTCTTCAATCAAGTATGGCAGCGACTTGCTGAGGGACGTACTCAAACGCTGTAAAAGATATGCTGTCAAG ATTATGAGTGGTGAAACAAGGAAAGTAGTGATAGATGTTATGAAAGAAGCATGTCAGATCCACTGGGTAGCAGCGGGGCTTTCCGTGGTAGCATACGTATTGCAAAAAGTAGACGATGCTTCCACTAACAAGGAGGAATGTGTTCAAGTTTTAGGACATATGTATCACCTGGCTACACACATCAAGCGACTAGACGAACAGATACCTCAAGAAAAGCTGCATGATGTCGCTGAATTCATTTTCAAAGGAACATTTTTTTGTGTTTCTCGAATACAATCCAGCAACCTCTCCAG GATTTTCTCTTCCGTGGTGGATGTCGAGGAGATAAGGACGCTTCGATTGGAGCTGGGCCAGAAGTATCAAGATTTGACTGTGGAAGCCCTAACTGAAGCTTTGCATCGAATGCCTAAATCGTTACCTCCCTCACAGGGCAAGAATCCCGATGCAG TGGGCATCGATGAGTCAATAAAGGAAGTAACAAACTTGTTGGGCATGGACGATGAGAAAGATGTATCAACCAGAGCTGTTGTGGTTTATGGGGTTGGGGGTATGGGTAAGACGACTTTGGCGAATGCTGTCTTTAGCTCTCTCGATTTCAAAGCCTACAAACACTGCCATCTCATCATCAAACAGGACTGTTCAGAAAATGATCTTACGGATCTTCAGCAACAGATTTTGAACGACTTGTTTGACAAAAATTTGAAGTTGAGGAATTTTGAAGAGGGTCGTGATGAGCTCTCTAAGGTCTTCAGAGATGCAGCACGGCAAAGTCTATTTCTGTTTATAGACAATGCGCTGAAAGGCGATGATCTTGCCAAAATCCTGCCAGATGACTTGTCAACCATGCCTAAGCGTAGCAGAATGCTTGTGACTACCAGAAAGCTGGACGAGACTGACATGCTTGACCAGCCAGATATCATTACACGCCTGGCATTTCGTATAAATTGTCTTCCAGACGAAGAGGCAAAGAAGCTATTGTCAAAAAAAGCTTTAGACAGTCCCTTTAAAACTTTTGACGCAAGCTCGGATATCGATGGCTTGCTGAGAGTCTGTGGTGGTATACCTTTGGTGTTAAATCTTGTTGGTACAAGGTTGCGCAAACATCGTGACGATCTGTCCGCCTTAAATAGCACCATTGAATCCTTCAAGGATTCGCTGGGAAAAGGAGAGAGCGATTTAACTCAAAAGGTAGTGGATGTGGTGTATGAAAGTTTGCAAGAGGATCGATATAAAGAAGCTTTTCTAGATATAGCAGCTTTCTTTTCTTCCTGGGACCGGGACACTGTGAGATATATCGTGGGTGACGATGAGCTTGTGGCGCTGGAAGACGCAGCATTGGTAAAGATCTCTGATGACAAAGTAGAACTTCACGATGTCGTTTTAAAACGAGGAAGAAAATTGCCAGGATCGGATTATAGAATAACCGATAGGCAATCTCTGGCTGATATTATTGAAGATACACAG AGACTTGAGAAAGTGAAAGGAATTCGTCTTCCATATACATCCTACGGTGAACATAAATTCCAACTTCAGGCAGAACATCTGGATAAGATGCacaagtgtttaaaagttttgtttctTAGAGGGAGAATAGAAGTCAATGGAACATGCTCCAGAAAATTTGAAAATCTTAGGTATGTGACAGTTGATGATGAAGATTGTTCACCGATGGAGTTAAAGAAGCTTCCGAGGCTGTCAATTTTCGAGGGCCGCTTAAGGAGTGACGATAGGTTGTGCGAT TTGCCTCATTCTTTGCGTTGCCTACAACTGTCCAGTGTTAGAGAGCTCACTTCCTTGCCTAATACGTTTGGTCAACTGATCAATTTGGAGAAGTTGACTTTTAACTGTCTAGAGCTGTCTAGTTTATCTGATAATTTTGGACAGATGAAGTCTCTGAAATATCTGAAAATTGTCGGCTGCAGAAGTTTGGAGAGGCTTAGTGATACCTTTGGTCAACTGAGCAATTTAAGGGAGTTGAGGATATCAGGTTGTCAAAGCCTGTCTAGTCTTTCTGATGATTTTGGACAGTTAAAATCTTTGCTTGATCTGCAAATTGACGACTGCAGAAGTTTGGAGAGGCTTAGTGATACCTTTGGTCAACTGAGCAATTTAAGGGAGTTGAGGATATCAGATTGTCCAAGCCTGTCTAGTCTTTCTGATGATTTTGGACAGTTAAAGTCTTTGCTTGTTCTGAAAATTTTGGGCTGCGAAAGTTTGGAGAGGCTTAGTGATACCTTTGGTCAACTGAGCAATTTAAGGGAGTTGATGATATTAAATTGTCGAAGCCTGTCTAGTCTTTCTGATGATTTTGGACAGTTAAAATCTTTGCTTGATCTGCGAATTGACTACTGCAGAAGTTTGGAGAGGCTTAGTGATACCTTTGGTCAACTGAGCAATTTAAGGGAGTTGAGCATATTAAATTGTCGAAGCCTGTCTAGTCTTTCTGATGATTTTGGACAGTTAAAATCTTTGCTTGATCTGCGAATTGACTACTGCAGAAGTTTGGAGAGGCTTAGTGATACCTTTGGTCAACTGAGCAATTTAAGGGAGTTGAGGATATCAGGTTGTCAAAGCCTGTCTAGTCTTTCTGATGATTTTGGACAGTTAAAATCTTTGCTTGATCTGAAAATTGACGACTGCAGAAGTTTGGAGAGGCTTAGTGATACCTTTGGTCAACTGAGCAATTTAAGGGAGTTGAGGATATCAGATTGTCCAAGCCTGTCTAGTCTTTCTGATGATTTTGGACAGATGAAGTCTCTGAAATATCTGAAAATTGACGACTGCAGAAGTTTGGAGAGGCTTAGTGATACCTTTGGTCAACTGAGCAATTTAAGGCATTTGATGATATCAGGTTGTCCAAGCCTGTCTAGTCTTTCTGATGATTTCGGATCGTTGGCATCTGTGAGAACAATAGAAGCATCAGAGTGTCCTTTATTGGAAGGAAAGGTAGTTGACCAGATGATTGAGCTGAAGAGCTTGATGGCTTTAGATATCCGGGGAAGCCAACAGATGATAAACCGTTGGAACAAAATAAAGGACGGGCATCCTCAATGTGTACAGACGGGAAGGAGGGAGATGGTGTTTAAATCCCATGCAGGTATTTTCTTATTGCTGGTTATTGAGTTTATTATTTAG